In one window of Camarhynchus parvulus chromosome 18, STF_HiC, whole genome shotgun sequence DNA:
- the RBFOX3 gene encoding RNA binding protein fox-1 homolog 3 isoform X8 produces the protein MLCSMANSGCLLVSNSGMLPHSLPCPPAFLYLQQGNQDATAPPDAMAQPYPPAQYPPPPQNGIPAEFAPPHPHPTQDYSGQSTVPEHAMSLYTPAQSHPEPAGSDASTQSIAGTQTTDEAAQTDSQQLHSSDNTDKQQPKRLHVSNIPFRFRDPDLRQMFGQFGKILDVEIIFNERGSKVNNATARVMTNKKVANPYTNGWKLNPVVGAVYGPEFYAVTGFPYPATGTAVAYRGAHLRGRGRAVYNTFRAAPPPPPIPTYGAVVYQDGFYGAEIYGGYAAYRYAQPAAAAAAYSDSYGRVYAAADPYHHTIGPAATYSIGTMASLYRGGYSRFTPY, from the exons ATGCTGTGCTCCATGGCTAACTCGGGCTGCCTCCTTGTCTCCAACTCAGGCATGCTTCCTCACTCTCTCCCCTGTCCTCCAGCCTTCCTCTACCTCCAACAG GGTAACCAGGACGCCACGGCCCCGCCGGACGCCATGGCCCAGCCCTACCCCCCCGCCCAGTACCCCCCGCCCCCCCAGAACGGGATCCCCGCAGAGTTCGCCCCGCCGCACCCGCACCCCACGCAGGACTACTCGGGGCAGAGCACGGTCCCGGAGCACGCCATGAGCCTCTAcacaccagcacagagccaccCCGAGCCGGCGGGCAGCGACGCCAGCACGCAGTCCATAGCAGGGACACAGACG ACAGACGAGGCGGCGCAGACAGACAGCCAGCAGCTACACTCCTCAGACAACACGGACAAGCAGCAGCCCAAGAGGTTACACGTCTCCAACATTCCCTTTCGATTCCGGGACCCCGACCTGCGGCAAATGTTTGGG CAATTTGGGAAAATCCTGGACGTGGAGATCATTTTCAATGAGCGGGGCTCCAAG GTGAACAACGCCACGGCCCGTGTCATGACCAACAAGAAGGTGGCCAACCCCTACACCAACG gCTGGAAGCTGAACCCGGTGGTGGGAGCAGTCTACGGCCCCGAATTCTACGCAG TAACGGGGTTCCCGTACCCCGCCACGGGGACGGCCGTGGCCTACCGAGGGGCTCacctgcggggccggggccgtgcTGTGTACAACACCTTCCGtgccgcgccgccgccgccgcccatCCCCACCTACGGCGC GGTCGTCTACCAGGATGGGTTCTACGGAGCTGAGATCTAC GGGGGCTATGCTGCCTACAGGTACGCCCagcccgcagcagcagcagccgcctACAGCGACAG CTACGGCAGAGTGTACGCAGCAGCAGACCCCTACCACCACACCATCGGCCCCGCCGCCACGTACAGCATTGGCACCATG GCTAGTCTATACCGAGGAGGGTACAGCCGCTTCACTCCCTACTAG
- the RBFOX3 gene encoding RNA binding protein fox-1 homolog 3 isoform X1, producing the protein MLCSMANSGCLLVSNSGMLPHSLPCPPAFLYLQQGNQDATAPPDAMAQPYPPAQYPPPPQNGIPAEFAPPHPHPTQDYSGQSTVPEHAMSLYTPAQSHPEPAGSDASTQSIAGTQTVPQTDEAAQTDSQQLHSSDNTDKQQPKRLHVSNIPFRFRDPDLRQMFGQFGKILDVEIIFNERGSKGFGFVTFETSTDADRAREKLNGTIVEGRKIEVNNATARVMTNKKVANPYTNGWKLNPVVGAVYGPEFYAVTGFPYPATGTAVAYRGAHLRGRGRAVYNTFRAAPPPPPIPTYGAVVYQDGFYGAEIYGGYAAYRYAQPAAAAAAYSDSYGRVYAAADPYHHTIGPAATYSIGTMASLYRGGYSRFTPY; encoded by the exons ATGCTGTGCTCCATGGCTAACTCGGGCTGCCTCCTTGTCTCCAACTCAGGCATGCTTCCTCACTCTCTCCCCTGTCCTCCAGCCTTCCTCTACCTCCAACAG GGTAACCAGGACGCCACGGCCCCGCCGGACGCCATGGCCCAGCCCTACCCCCCCGCCCAGTACCCCCCGCCCCCCCAGAACGGGATCCCCGCAGAGTTCGCCCCGCCGCACCCGCACCCCACGCAGGACTACTCGGGGCAGAGCACGGTCCCGGAGCACGCCATGAGCCTCTAcacaccagcacagagccaccCCGAGCCGGCGGGCAGCGACGCCAGCACGCAGTCCATAGCAGGGACACAGACGGTACCG CAGACAGACGAGGCGGCGCAGACAGACAGCCAGCAGCTACACTCCTCAGACAACACGGACAAGCAGCAGCCCAAGAGGTTACACGTCTCCAACATTCCCTTTCGATTCCGGGACCCCGACCTGCGGCAAATGTTTGGG CAATTTGGGAAAATCCTGGACGTGGAGATCATTTTCAATGAGCGGGGCTCCAAG ggttttgggtttgtaaCTTTTGAAACTAGCACAGATGCCGACCGGGCACGGGAGAAGCTGAATGGCACCATCGTAGAGGGCCGGAAGATTGAG GTGAACAACGCCACGGCCCGTGTCATGACCAACAAGAAGGTGGCCAACCCCTACACCAACG gCTGGAAGCTGAACCCGGTGGTGGGAGCAGTCTACGGCCCCGAATTCTACGCAG TAACGGGGTTCCCGTACCCCGCCACGGGGACGGCCGTGGCCTACCGAGGGGCTCacctgcggggccggggccgtgcTGTGTACAACACCTTCCGtgccgcgccgccgccgccgcccatCCCCACCTACGGCGC GGTCGTCTACCAGGATGGGTTCTACGGAGCTGAGATCTAC GGGGGCTATGCTGCCTACAGGTACGCCCagcccgcagcagcagcagccgcctACAGCGACAG CTACGGCAGAGTGTACGCAGCAGCAGACCCCTACCACCACACCATCGGCCCCGCCGCCACGTACAGCATTGGCACCATG GCTAGTCTATACCGAGGAGGGTACAGCCGCTTCACTCCCTACTAG
- the RBFOX3 gene encoding RNA binding protein fox-1 homolog 3 isoform X3, with product MLCSMANSGCLLVSNSGMLPHSLPCPPAFLYLQQGNQDATAPPDAMAQPYPPAQYPPPPQNGIPAEFAPPHPHPTQDYSGQSTVPEHAMSLYTPAQSHPEPAGSDASTQSIAGTQTQTDEAAQTDSQQLHSSDNTDKQQPKRLHVSNIPFRFRDPDLRQMFGQFGKILDVEIIFNERGSKGFGFVTFETSTDADRAREKLNGTIVEGRKIEVNNATARVMTNKKVANPYTNGWKLNPVVGAVYGPEFYAVTGFPYPATGTAVAYRGAHLRGRGRAVYNTFRAAPPPPPIPTYGAVVYQDGFYGAEIYGGYAAYRYAQPAAAAAAYSDSYGRVYAAADPYHHTIGPAATYSIGTMASLYRGGYSRFTPY from the exons ATGCTGTGCTCCATGGCTAACTCGGGCTGCCTCCTTGTCTCCAACTCAGGCATGCTTCCTCACTCTCTCCCCTGTCCTCCAGCCTTCCTCTACCTCCAACAG GGTAACCAGGACGCCACGGCCCCGCCGGACGCCATGGCCCAGCCCTACCCCCCCGCCCAGTACCCCCCGCCCCCCCAGAACGGGATCCCCGCAGAGTTCGCCCCGCCGCACCCGCACCCCACGCAGGACTACTCGGGGCAGAGCACGGTCCCGGAGCACGCCATGAGCCTCTAcacaccagcacagagccaccCCGAGCCGGCGGGCAGCGACGCCAGCACGCAGTCCATAGCAGGGACACAGACG CAGACAGACGAGGCGGCGCAGACAGACAGCCAGCAGCTACACTCCTCAGACAACACGGACAAGCAGCAGCCCAAGAGGTTACACGTCTCCAACATTCCCTTTCGATTCCGGGACCCCGACCTGCGGCAAATGTTTGGG CAATTTGGGAAAATCCTGGACGTGGAGATCATTTTCAATGAGCGGGGCTCCAAG ggttttgggtttgtaaCTTTTGAAACTAGCACAGATGCCGACCGGGCACGGGAGAAGCTGAATGGCACCATCGTAGAGGGCCGGAAGATTGAG GTGAACAACGCCACGGCCCGTGTCATGACCAACAAGAAGGTGGCCAACCCCTACACCAACG gCTGGAAGCTGAACCCGGTGGTGGGAGCAGTCTACGGCCCCGAATTCTACGCAG TAACGGGGTTCCCGTACCCCGCCACGGGGACGGCCGTGGCCTACCGAGGGGCTCacctgcggggccggggccgtgcTGTGTACAACACCTTCCGtgccgcgccgccgccgccgcccatCCCCACCTACGGCGC GGTCGTCTACCAGGATGGGTTCTACGGAGCTGAGATCTAC GGGGGCTATGCTGCCTACAGGTACGCCCagcccgcagcagcagcagccgcctACAGCGACAG CTACGGCAGAGTGTACGCAGCAGCAGACCCCTACCACCACACCATCGGCCCCGCCGCCACGTACAGCATTGGCACCATG GCTAGTCTATACCGAGGAGGGTACAGCCGCTTCACTCCCTACTAG
- the RBFOX3 gene encoding RNA binding protein fox-1 homolog 3 isoform X5 codes for MLCSMANSGCLLVSNSGMLPHSLPCPPAFLYLQQGNQDATAPPDAMAQPYPPAQYPPPPQNGIPAEFAPPHPHPTQDYSGQSTVPEHAMSLYTPAQSHPEPAGSDASTQSIAGTQTVPQTDEAAQTDSQQLHSSDNTDKQQPKRLHVSNIPFRFRDPDLRQMFGQFGKILDVEIIFNERGSKGFGFVTFETSTDADRAREKLNGTIVEGRKIEVNNATARVMTNKKVANPYTNGWKLNPVVGAVYGPEFYAVTGFPYPATGTAVAYRGAHLRGRGRAVYNTFRAAPPPPPIPTYGAVVYQDGFYGAEIYGGYAAYRYAQPAAAAAAYSDSYGRVYAAADPYHHTIGPAATYSIGTM; via the exons ATGCTGTGCTCCATGGCTAACTCGGGCTGCCTCCTTGTCTCCAACTCAGGCATGCTTCCTCACTCTCTCCCCTGTCCTCCAGCCTTCCTCTACCTCCAACAG GGTAACCAGGACGCCACGGCCCCGCCGGACGCCATGGCCCAGCCCTACCCCCCCGCCCAGTACCCCCCGCCCCCCCAGAACGGGATCCCCGCAGAGTTCGCCCCGCCGCACCCGCACCCCACGCAGGACTACTCGGGGCAGAGCACGGTCCCGGAGCACGCCATGAGCCTCTAcacaccagcacagagccaccCCGAGCCGGCGGGCAGCGACGCCAGCACGCAGTCCATAGCAGGGACACAGACGGTACCG CAGACAGACGAGGCGGCGCAGACAGACAGCCAGCAGCTACACTCCTCAGACAACACGGACAAGCAGCAGCCCAAGAGGTTACACGTCTCCAACATTCCCTTTCGATTCCGGGACCCCGACCTGCGGCAAATGTTTGGG CAATTTGGGAAAATCCTGGACGTGGAGATCATTTTCAATGAGCGGGGCTCCAAG ggttttgggtttgtaaCTTTTGAAACTAGCACAGATGCCGACCGGGCACGGGAGAAGCTGAATGGCACCATCGTAGAGGGCCGGAAGATTGAG GTGAACAACGCCACGGCCCGTGTCATGACCAACAAGAAGGTGGCCAACCCCTACACCAACG gCTGGAAGCTGAACCCGGTGGTGGGAGCAGTCTACGGCCCCGAATTCTACGCAG TAACGGGGTTCCCGTACCCCGCCACGGGGACGGCCGTGGCCTACCGAGGGGCTCacctgcggggccggggccgtgcTGTGTACAACACCTTCCGtgccgcgccgccgccgccgcccatCCCCACCTACGGCGC GGTCGTCTACCAGGATGGGTTCTACGGAGCTGAGATCTAC GGGGGCTATGCTGCCTACAGGTACGCCCagcccgcagcagcagcagccgcctACAGCGACAG CTACGGCAGAGTGTACGCAGCAGCAGACCCCTACCACCACACCATCGGCCCCGCCGCCACGTACAGCATTGGCACCATG TGA
- the RBFOX3 gene encoding RNA binding protein fox-1 homolog 3 isoform X7: MLCSMANSGCLLVSNSGMLPHSLPCPPAFLYLQQGNQDATAPPDAMAQPYPPAQYPPPPQNGIPAEFAPPHPHPTQDYSGQSTVPEHAMSLYTPAQSHPEPAGSDASTQSIAGTQTVPQTDEAAQTDSQQLHSSDNTDKQQPKRLHVSNIPFRFRDPDLRQMFGQFGKILDVEIIFNERGSKVNNATARVMTNKKVANPYTNGWKLNPVVGAVYGPEFYAVTGFPYPATGTAVAYRGAHLRGRGRAVYNTFRAAPPPPPIPTYGAVVYQDGFYGAEIYGGYAAYRYAQPAAAAAAYSDSYGRVYAAADPYHHTIGPAATYSIGTMASLYRGGYSRFTPY; the protein is encoded by the exons ATGCTGTGCTCCATGGCTAACTCGGGCTGCCTCCTTGTCTCCAACTCAGGCATGCTTCCTCACTCTCTCCCCTGTCCTCCAGCCTTCCTCTACCTCCAACAG GGTAACCAGGACGCCACGGCCCCGCCGGACGCCATGGCCCAGCCCTACCCCCCCGCCCAGTACCCCCCGCCCCCCCAGAACGGGATCCCCGCAGAGTTCGCCCCGCCGCACCCGCACCCCACGCAGGACTACTCGGGGCAGAGCACGGTCCCGGAGCACGCCATGAGCCTCTAcacaccagcacagagccaccCCGAGCCGGCGGGCAGCGACGCCAGCACGCAGTCCATAGCAGGGACACAGACGGTACCG CAGACAGACGAGGCGGCGCAGACAGACAGCCAGCAGCTACACTCCTCAGACAACACGGACAAGCAGCAGCCCAAGAGGTTACACGTCTCCAACATTCCCTTTCGATTCCGGGACCCCGACCTGCGGCAAATGTTTGGG CAATTTGGGAAAATCCTGGACGTGGAGATCATTTTCAATGAGCGGGGCTCCAAG GTGAACAACGCCACGGCCCGTGTCATGACCAACAAGAAGGTGGCCAACCCCTACACCAACG gCTGGAAGCTGAACCCGGTGGTGGGAGCAGTCTACGGCCCCGAATTCTACGCAG TAACGGGGTTCCCGTACCCCGCCACGGGGACGGCCGTGGCCTACCGAGGGGCTCacctgcggggccggggccgtgcTGTGTACAACACCTTCCGtgccgcgccgccgccgccgcccatCCCCACCTACGGCGC GGTCGTCTACCAGGATGGGTTCTACGGAGCTGAGATCTAC GGGGGCTATGCTGCCTACAGGTACGCCCagcccgcagcagcagcagccgcctACAGCGACAG CTACGGCAGAGTGTACGCAGCAGCAGACCCCTACCACCACACCATCGGCCCCGCCGCCACGTACAGCATTGGCACCATG GCTAGTCTATACCGAGGAGGGTACAGCCGCTTCACTCCCTACTAG
- the RBFOX3 gene encoding RNA binding protein fox-1 homolog 3 isoform X4 — translation MLCSMANSGCLLVSNSGMLPHSLPCPPAFLYLQQGNQDATAPPDAMAQPYPPAQYPPPPQNGIPAEFAPPHPHPTQDYSGQSTVPEHAMSLYTPAQSHPEPAGSDASTQSIAGTQTTDEAAQTDSQQLHSSDNTDKQQPKRLHVSNIPFRFRDPDLRQMFGQFGKILDVEIIFNERGSKGFGFVTFETSTDADRAREKLNGTIVEGRKIEVNNATARVMTNKKVANPYTNGWKLNPVVGAVYGPEFYAVTGFPYPATGTAVAYRGAHLRGRGRAVYNTFRAAPPPPPIPTYGAVVYQDGFYGAEIYGGYAAYRYAQPAAAAAAYSDSYGRVYAAADPYHHTIGPAATYSIGTMASLYRGGYSRFTPY, via the exons ATGCTGTGCTCCATGGCTAACTCGGGCTGCCTCCTTGTCTCCAACTCAGGCATGCTTCCTCACTCTCTCCCCTGTCCTCCAGCCTTCCTCTACCTCCAACAG GGTAACCAGGACGCCACGGCCCCGCCGGACGCCATGGCCCAGCCCTACCCCCCCGCCCAGTACCCCCCGCCCCCCCAGAACGGGATCCCCGCAGAGTTCGCCCCGCCGCACCCGCACCCCACGCAGGACTACTCGGGGCAGAGCACGGTCCCGGAGCACGCCATGAGCCTCTAcacaccagcacagagccaccCCGAGCCGGCGGGCAGCGACGCCAGCACGCAGTCCATAGCAGGGACACAGACG ACAGACGAGGCGGCGCAGACAGACAGCCAGCAGCTACACTCCTCAGACAACACGGACAAGCAGCAGCCCAAGAGGTTACACGTCTCCAACATTCCCTTTCGATTCCGGGACCCCGACCTGCGGCAAATGTTTGGG CAATTTGGGAAAATCCTGGACGTGGAGATCATTTTCAATGAGCGGGGCTCCAAG ggttttgggtttgtaaCTTTTGAAACTAGCACAGATGCCGACCGGGCACGGGAGAAGCTGAATGGCACCATCGTAGAGGGCCGGAAGATTGAG GTGAACAACGCCACGGCCCGTGTCATGACCAACAAGAAGGTGGCCAACCCCTACACCAACG gCTGGAAGCTGAACCCGGTGGTGGGAGCAGTCTACGGCCCCGAATTCTACGCAG TAACGGGGTTCCCGTACCCCGCCACGGGGACGGCCGTGGCCTACCGAGGGGCTCacctgcggggccggggccgtgcTGTGTACAACACCTTCCGtgccgcgccgccgccgccgcccatCCCCACCTACGGCGC GGTCGTCTACCAGGATGGGTTCTACGGAGCTGAGATCTAC GGGGGCTATGCTGCCTACAGGTACGCCCagcccgcagcagcagcagccgcctACAGCGACAG CTACGGCAGAGTGTACGCAGCAGCAGACCCCTACCACCACACCATCGGCCCCGCCGCCACGTACAGCATTGGCACCATG GCTAGTCTATACCGAGGAGGGTACAGCCGCTTCACTCCCTACTAG
- the RBFOX3 gene encoding RNA binding protein fox-1 homolog 3 isoform X9 — protein sequence MLCSMANSGCLLVSNSGMLPHSLPCPPAFLYLQQGNQDATAPPDAMAQPYPPAQYPPPPQNGIPAEFAPPHPHPTQDYSGQSTVPEHAMSLYTPAQSHPEPAGSDASTQSIAGTQTVPQTDEAAQTDSQQLHSSDNTDKQQPKRLHVSNIPFRFRDPDLRQMFGQFGKILDVEIIFNERGSKGFGFVTFETSTDADRAREKLNGTIVEGRKIEVNNATARVMTNKKVANPYTNGWKLNPVVGAVYGPEFYAVTGFPYPATGTAVAYRGAHLRGRGRAVYNTFRAAPPPPPIPTYGAVVYQDGFYGAEIYGGYAAYRYAQPAAAAAAYSDR from the exons ATGCTGTGCTCCATGGCTAACTCGGGCTGCCTCCTTGTCTCCAACTCAGGCATGCTTCCTCACTCTCTCCCCTGTCCTCCAGCCTTCCTCTACCTCCAACAG GGTAACCAGGACGCCACGGCCCCGCCGGACGCCATGGCCCAGCCCTACCCCCCCGCCCAGTACCCCCCGCCCCCCCAGAACGGGATCCCCGCAGAGTTCGCCCCGCCGCACCCGCACCCCACGCAGGACTACTCGGGGCAGAGCACGGTCCCGGAGCACGCCATGAGCCTCTAcacaccagcacagagccaccCCGAGCCGGCGGGCAGCGACGCCAGCACGCAGTCCATAGCAGGGACACAGACGGTACCG CAGACAGACGAGGCGGCGCAGACAGACAGCCAGCAGCTACACTCCTCAGACAACACGGACAAGCAGCAGCCCAAGAGGTTACACGTCTCCAACATTCCCTTTCGATTCCGGGACCCCGACCTGCGGCAAATGTTTGGG CAATTTGGGAAAATCCTGGACGTGGAGATCATTTTCAATGAGCGGGGCTCCAAG ggttttgggtttgtaaCTTTTGAAACTAGCACAGATGCCGACCGGGCACGGGAGAAGCTGAATGGCACCATCGTAGAGGGCCGGAAGATTGAG GTGAACAACGCCACGGCCCGTGTCATGACCAACAAGAAGGTGGCCAACCCCTACACCAACG gCTGGAAGCTGAACCCGGTGGTGGGAGCAGTCTACGGCCCCGAATTCTACGCAG TAACGGGGTTCCCGTACCCCGCCACGGGGACGGCCGTGGCCTACCGAGGGGCTCacctgcggggccggggccgtgcTGTGTACAACACCTTCCGtgccgcgccgccgccgccgcccatCCCCACCTACGGCGC GGTCGTCTACCAGGATGGGTTCTACGGAGCTGAGATCTAC GGGGGCTATGCTGCCTACAGGTACGCCCagcccgcagcagcagcagccgcctACAGCGACAGGTGA
- the RBFOX3 gene encoding RNA binding protein fox-1 homolog 3 isoform X2 has translation MLCSMANSGCLLVSNSGMLPHSLPCPPAFLYLQQGNQDATAPPDAMAQPYPPAQYPPPPQNGIPAEFAPPHPHPTQDYSGQSTVPEHAMSLYTPAQSHPEPAGSDASTQSIAGTQTVPTDEAAQTDSQQLHSSDNTDKQQPKRLHVSNIPFRFRDPDLRQMFGQFGKILDVEIIFNERGSKGFGFVTFETSTDADRAREKLNGTIVEGRKIEVNNATARVMTNKKVANPYTNGWKLNPVVGAVYGPEFYAVTGFPYPATGTAVAYRGAHLRGRGRAVYNTFRAAPPPPPIPTYGAVVYQDGFYGAEIYGGYAAYRYAQPAAAAAAYSDSYGRVYAAADPYHHTIGPAATYSIGTMASLYRGGYSRFTPY, from the exons ATGCTGTGCTCCATGGCTAACTCGGGCTGCCTCCTTGTCTCCAACTCAGGCATGCTTCCTCACTCTCTCCCCTGTCCTCCAGCCTTCCTCTACCTCCAACAG GGTAACCAGGACGCCACGGCCCCGCCGGACGCCATGGCCCAGCCCTACCCCCCCGCCCAGTACCCCCCGCCCCCCCAGAACGGGATCCCCGCAGAGTTCGCCCCGCCGCACCCGCACCCCACGCAGGACTACTCGGGGCAGAGCACGGTCCCGGAGCACGCCATGAGCCTCTAcacaccagcacagagccaccCCGAGCCGGCGGGCAGCGACGCCAGCACGCAGTCCATAGCAGGGACACAGACGGTACCG ACAGACGAGGCGGCGCAGACAGACAGCCAGCAGCTACACTCCTCAGACAACACGGACAAGCAGCAGCCCAAGAGGTTACACGTCTCCAACATTCCCTTTCGATTCCGGGACCCCGACCTGCGGCAAATGTTTGGG CAATTTGGGAAAATCCTGGACGTGGAGATCATTTTCAATGAGCGGGGCTCCAAG ggttttgggtttgtaaCTTTTGAAACTAGCACAGATGCCGACCGGGCACGGGAGAAGCTGAATGGCACCATCGTAGAGGGCCGGAAGATTGAG GTGAACAACGCCACGGCCCGTGTCATGACCAACAAGAAGGTGGCCAACCCCTACACCAACG gCTGGAAGCTGAACCCGGTGGTGGGAGCAGTCTACGGCCCCGAATTCTACGCAG TAACGGGGTTCCCGTACCCCGCCACGGGGACGGCCGTGGCCTACCGAGGGGCTCacctgcggggccggggccgtgcTGTGTACAACACCTTCCGtgccgcgccgccgccgccgcccatCCCCACCTACGGCGC GGTCGTCTACCAGGATGGGTTCTACGGAGCTGAGATCTAC GGGGGCTATGCTGCCTACAGGTACGCCCagcccgcagcagcagcagccgcctACAGCGACAG CTACGGCAGAGTGTACGCAGCAGCAGACCCCTACCACCACACCATCGGCCCCGCCGCCACGTACAGCATTGGCACCATG GCTAGTCTATACCGAGGAGGGTACAGCCGCTTCACTCCCTACTAG
- the RBFOX3 gene encoding RNA binding protein fox-1 homolog 3 isoform X11, with protein MLCSMANSGCLLVSNSGMLPHSLPCPPAFLYLQQGNQDATAPPDAMAQPYPPAQYPPPPQNGIPAEFAPPHPHPTQDYSGQSTVPEHAMSLYTPAQSHPEPAGSDASTQSIAGTQTVPQTDEAAQTDSQQLHSSDNTDKQQPKRLHVSNIPFRFRDPDLRQMFGQFGKILDVEIIFNERGSKVNNATARVMTNKKVANPYTNGWKLNPVVGAVYGPEFYAVTGFPYPATGTAVAYRGAHLRGRGRAVYNTFRAAPPPPPIPTYGAVVYQDGFYGAEIYGGYAAYRYAQPAAAAAAYSDSYGRVYAAADPYHHTIGPAATYSIGTM; from the exons ATGCTGTGCTCCATGGCTAACTCGGGCTGCCTCCTTGTCTCCAACTCAGGCATGCTTCCTCACTCTCTCCCCTGTCCTCCAGCCTTCCTCTACCTCCAACAG GGTAACCAGGACGCCACGGCCCCGCCGGACGCCATGGCCCAGCCCTACCCCCCCGCCCAGTACCCCCCGCCCCCCCAGAACGGGATCCCCGCAGAGTTCGCCCCGCCGCACCCGCACCCCACGCAGGACTACTCGGGGCAGAGCACGGTCCCGGAGCACGCCATGAGCCTCTAcacaccagcacagagccaccCCGAGCCGGCGGGCAGCGACGCCAGCACGCAGTCCATAGCAGGGACACAGACGGTACCG CAGACAGACGAGGCGGCGCAGACAGACAGCCAGCAGCTACACTCCTCAGACAACACGGACAAGCAGCAGCCCAAGAGGTTACACGTCTCCAACATTCCCTTTCGATTCCGGGACCCCGACCTGCGGCAAATGTTTGGG CAATTTGGGAAAATCCTGGACGTGGAGATCATTTTCAATGAGCGGGGCTCCAAG GTGAACAACGCCACGGCCCGTGTCATGACCAACAAGAAGGTGGCCAACCCCTACACCAACG gCTGGAAGCTGAACCCGGTGGTGGGAGCAGTCTACGGCCCCGAATTCTACGCAG TAACGGGGTTCCCGTACCCCGCCACGGGGACGGCCGTGGCCTACCGAGGGGCTCacctgcggggccggggccgtgcTGTGTACAACACCTTCCGtgccgcgccgccgccgccgcccatCCCCACCTACGGCGC GGTCGTCTACCAGGATGGGTTCTACGGAGCTGAGATCTAC GGGGGCTATGCTGCCTACAGGTACGCCCagcccgcagcagcagcagccgcctACAGCGACAG CTACGGCAGAGTGTACGCAGCAGCAGACCCCTACCACCACACCATCGGCCCCGCCGCCACGTACAGCATTGGCACCATG TGA
- the RBFOX3 gene encoding RNA binding protein fox-1 homolog 3 isoform X6, whose translation MLPHSLPCPPAFLYLQQGNQDATAPPDAMAQPYPPAQYPPPPQNGIPAEFAPPHPHPTQDYSGQSTVPEHAMSLYTPAQSHPEPAGSDASTQSIAGTQTVPQTDEAAQTDSQQLHSSDNTDKQQPKRLHVSNIPFRFRDPDLRQMFGQFGKILDVEIIFNERGSKGFGFVTFETSTDADRAREKLNGTIVEGRKIEVNNATARVMTNKKVANPYTNGWKLNPVVGAVYGPEFYAVTGFPYPATGTAVAYRGAHLRGRGRAVYNTFRAAPPPPPIPTYGAVVYQDGFYGAEIYGGYAAYRYAQPAAAAAAYSDSYGRVYAAADPYHHTIGPAATYSIGTMASLYRGGYSRFTPY comes from the exons ATGCTTCCTCACTCTCTCCCCTGTCCTCCAGCCTTCCTCTACCTCCAACAG GGTAACCAGGACGCCACGGCCCCGCCGGACGCCATGGCCCAGCCCTACCCCCCCGCCCAGTACCCCCCGCCCCCCCAGAACGGGATCCCCGCAGAGTTCGCCCCGCCGCACCCGCACCCCACGCAGGACTACTCGGGGCAGAGCACGGTCCCGGAGCACGCCATGAGCCTCTAcacaccagcacagagccaccCCGAGCCGGCGGGCAGCGACGCCAGCACGCAGTCCATAGCAGGGACACAGACGGTACCG CAGACAGACGAGGCGGCGCAGACAGACAGCCAGCAGCTACACTCCTCAGACAACACGGACAAGCAGCAGCCCAAGAGGTTACACGTCTCCAACATTCCCTTTCGATTCCGGGACCCCGACCTGCGGCAAATGTTTGGG CAATTTGGGAAAATCCTGGACGTGGAGATCATTTTCAATGAGCGGGGCTCCAAG ggttttgggtttgtaaCTTTTGAAACTAGCACAGATGCCGACCGGGCACGGGAGAAGCTGAATGGCACCATCGTAGAGGGCCGGAAGATTGAG GTGAACAACGCCACGGCCCGTGTCATGACCAACAAGAAGGTGGCCAACCCCTACACCAACG gCTGGAAGCTGAACCCGGTGGTGGGAGCAGTCTACGGCCCCGAATTCTACGCAG TAACGGGGTTCCCGTACCCCGCCACGGGGACGGCCGTGGCCTACCGAGGGGCTCacctgcggggccggggccgtgcTGTGTACAACACCTTCCGtgccgcgccgccgccgccgcccatCCCCACCTACGGCGC GGTCGTCTACCAGGATGGGTTCTACGGAGCTGAGATCTAC GGGGGCTATGCTGCCTACAGGTACGCCCagcccgcagcagcagcagccgcctACAGCGACAG CTACGGCAGAGTGTACGCAGCAGCAGACCCCTACCACCACACCATCGGCCCCGCCGCCACGTACAGCATTGGCACCATG GCTAGTCTATACCGAGGAGGGTACAGCCGCTTCACTCCCTACTAG